A stretch of DNA from Bernardetia sp.:
TACAGAAGATAGCACAAACTATATATTGAGCATAGAAGAAATGAAATATAATAACACACAAAATCAAAAATCGAAGAGTTTTTAGAGGTTTTGACTTTTTGAACTACAAAAAACCATTATTATCAACGTTACGTTTACAAAGACAAAAAAACCAAAACTATGATAACATCACTAGACCAATTAGATTTTGACAAGACTTATTCCTATGCAGATTATCTGACGTGGAAATTTGATGAGTTTGTAGAACTTATCAAAGGAAAAATATTTCCAATGTCTGCACCAAACAGATTACATCAAGAGCTTTCTTTGCGCTTGAGTGGTTTGTTTTTTAATTACTTACGAGAAAATGAGCGTAGCTGTAAAGTATATGCTGCGCCTTTCGATGTACGCCTTTTAAAAAACCCATCACTTACCAGCCAACAATTAGAAGGAATGACAGATAAAGAAATCTATACTGTCGTACAACCAGATTTATCTATTATTTGTGATTTGGAAAAACTAGATGATAAAGGTTGTAAAGGTTCGCCGAACTTGATTATTGAAATTTTATCTAACAATGCAAAGCGAGATGTAAAAGATAAATTTGAACTCTATGAAGAAAACGGAGTACAAGAATACTGGATTGTTCGTCCTAATGAAAAAACAATTCAGCAATTTTTTTTAGAAGAAGAAAAATATGTCTATCAAAAAACTTTTGTAGAAAACGAATATATTACTTCCATATATTTGCCAGATTTAACAATAGATTTGGAAATTATTTTTGCAGACTAAACTTGTATATCAAATGAAAAACAGAATAGGAACAACACTTATCTTCGTCGGAATTGTTATGCT
This window harbors:
- a CDS encoding Uma2 family endonuclease — its product is MITSLDQLDFDKTYSYADYLTWKFDEFVELIKGKIFPMSAPNRLHQELSLRLSGLFFNYLRENERSCKVYAAPFDVRLLKNPSLTSQQLEGMTDKEIYTVVQPDLSIICDLEKLDDKGCKGSPNLIIEILSNNAKRDVKDKFELYEENGVQEYWIVRPNEKTIQQFFLEEEKYVYQKTFVENEYITSIYLPDLTIDLEIIFAD